From a single Solanum dulcamara chromosome 4, daSolDulc1.2, whole genome shotgun sequence genomic region:
- the LOC129886191 gene encoding aminopeptidase P2 yields the protein MDSSISASTTMLTCSTKLHHYPPRSFRFLSLSLPIFRKLGIYPKFLSKSPNRPFLTVRSSNSITAKPSSEFQKKGCGQEQDNKLRALREIFTRPGVNIDAYIIPSQDAHQSEFIAECYMRRPYISGFTGSAGTAVVTKDKAALWTDGRYFLQAEKQLNSSWDLMRAGNMGVPTPSQWLNTVLAPGCRIGIDPFLFSSDAAKEFKEDISKGNHELVLLYDFNLVDEIWKESRPKLPKEPIRLHDLKYAGVDVSSKLSCLRSELRNAGASAIVISMLDEIAWLLNLRGNDVRHSPVMYAYLVVEIDGAKLYVDDTKVTPEVLEHLTNAGIELRAYETILSEIESLAAKGANLWLDTSSVNAAIVNAYESACYKYPWNSATKSRKKRTANLDSNSQSGGPCAVYRSSPVCLSKAFKNDAELEGMRNCHLRDAAALAQFWAWLEDEIQRNVVLTEVEVADKLLEFRSNQDGFLDTSFDTISGSGANGAIIHYKPELDSCSTVDGKKLFLLDSGGQYIDGTTDITRTVHFGEPSAREIECFTRVLQGHIALDQAVFPENTPGFVLDAFARSSLWKVGLDYRHGTGHGVGAALNVHEGPQSISFRFGNMTPLLRGMIVSNEPGYYEDHHFGIRIENLLYVKEVDTPNRFGGIGYLGFEKLTFVPIQTKLVDLSLLSVVEVEWLNSYHLQVWEKVSPLLDGSARQWLWNNTQPITKL from the exons atggattcttccatttcaGCTTCCACCACCATGCTCACTTGCTCTACCAAACTTCACCATTATCCACCTCGAAGTTTCCGTTTCCTCTCTTTATCCCTCCCCATTTTCCGCAAACTCGGAATTTACCCCAAATTTCTCTCCAAATCTCCAAATCGCCCTTTTCTTACTGTCCGAAGCTCTAATTCCATTACTGCTAAACCCTCCTCGGAATTTCAGAAAAAGGGTTGCGGCCAAGAACAGGATAACAAGCTTCGTGCTCTTCGTGAGATCTTTACTAGGCCTGGTGTAAATATTGACGCTTATATTATTCCTTCCCAAGACGCCCATCAG AGTGAGTTCATTGCTGAATGTTATATGCGAAGACCCTATATATCAGGATTTACGGGAAGTGCAGGCACTGCAGTTGTAACCAAGGATAAAGCAGCCTTGTGGACAGATGGGCGATACTTTTTACAG GCTGAGAAGCAGTTGAACTCTAGTTGGGATCTCATGAGAGCTGGTAACATGGGGGTGCCTACTCCTAGTCAGTGGCTTAATACTGTCCTAGCACCTGGTTGCAGGATCGGTATAGATCCT TTTCTTTTTTCATCTGATGCTGCAAAAGAATTCAAAGAGGACATTTCTAAAGGGAACCATGAGTTGGTCTTATTGTATGATTTCAACCTTGTAGATGAAATTTGGAAGGAGTCAAGGCCAAAGCTTCCAAAGGAACCAATTAGATTGCATGACCTAAAATATGCTGGTGTAGATGTGTCATCAAAGCTTTCATGCTTGAGATCTGAATTAAGAAATGCTGGTGCATCGGCAATTGTTATCTCCATGCTTGACGAAATTGCATGGCTGTTGAACTTG AGAGGTAATGATGTCCGACATTCACCAGTCATGTACGCATATTTAGTTGTGGAGATAGATGGAGCAAAATTGTACGTCGATGATACTAAAGTTACACCTGAGGTTTTGGAGCACTTGACAAATGCTGGCATAGAATTGAGAGCGTATGAAACCATTCTTTCTGAAATTGAAAG TTTGGCAGCGAAAGGGGCAAACCTTTGGTTGGACACTTCATCAGTTAATGCTGCTATTGTAAATGCATATGAATCAGCTTGTTACAAATATCCTTGGAATTCTGCTACTAAAAGCAGGAAAAAGAGGACTGCCAACCTTGATTCCAATAGTCAATCTGGGGGACCATGTGCAGTATATAGGAGTTCTCCTGTCTGTCTGAGTAAAGCTTTCAAAAATGATGCTGAGTTAGAAGGGATGCGAAACTGCCATCTAAG GGATGCGGCTGCATTAGCTCAATTTTGGGCTTGGCTGGAGGATGAAATCCAAAGGAATGTTGTTCTGACAGAGGTAGAAGTTGCAGACAAACTTCTTGAATTTCGTTCAAACCAAGATGGCTTTCTTGATACAAGCTTCGACACCATAAGTG GTTCAGGTGCCAATGGTGCTATAATTCATTACAAGCCAGAGTTGGATAGTTGTAGCACAGTGGATGGGAAGAAACTCTTCCTCTTAGACAGTGGAGGCCAATATATTGATGGAACTACTGACATTACTAGGACAGTGCACTTTGGTGAACCATCTGCAAGAGAAATAGAATGTTTCACCCGAGTACTACAG GGTCACATAGCACTTGACCAAGCAGTATTCCCTGAGAATACCCCTGGTTTTGTGTTGGATGCATTTGCTCGGTCTTCCTTATGGAAGGTTGGCCTTGATTACCGGCATG GAACTGGGCATGGTGTTGGAGCTGCATTAAACGTTCATGAAGGCCCACAAAGCATTAGTTTCCGCTTTGGAAATATGACTCCTTTGTTGAGAGGCATGATTGTCAGCAATGAACCAGGTTACTATGAAGACCATCATTTTGGTATTCGAATTGAG AATCTTCTTTACGTTAAAGAAGTAGATACACCAAATCGTTTTGGAGGAATAGGATATCTGGGATTTGAAAAGCTTACTTTTGTTCCCATACAG
- the LOC129886189 gene encoding F-box protein At1g55000 yields MGCCCDDDEQLLQPLNPSEIQNPDQIPPSYSSTTVVHGGEAVISPMNSHFSALICQDTLRAILEKLDLSDLARAACVSRIWNFVASDRELQTKAFKDPWKIKEVIGDPSSDIFWRDNSLSKFAISHRIVRGDSVASLAVKYSVHVMGIKRLNNMMSDHGIYSRDRLLIPISNPDCLVNSTCYIELDIYAKREVAVLYLEGGPDPKLTTMLNRLTSERSKKRVIDSLRRSMQVDGETAQYYFAVSEGDPRSAFSQFSEDLRWEREAGLT; encoded by the exons ATGGGATGTTGCTGTGATGATGACGAACAGCTTCTCCAACCACTGAATCCTTCCGAAATCCAAAATCCCGATCAAATTCCGCCGTCGTATTCCTCCACCACCGTCGTACACGGCGGAGAAGCCGTGATATCTCCGATGAATTCTCACTTTTCAGCCTTGATATGCCAGGATACTCTACGCGCCATCCTCGAGAAACTTGATCTCTCTGACTTGGCGCGTGCTGCGTGTGTGAGTAGAATCTGGAACTTCGTGGCCTCCGATCGTGAACTGCAGACTAAGGCATTTAAGGATCCTTGGAAGATCAAGGAAGTCATCGGCGATCCTTCCTCCGACATCTTCTGGAGAGATAACAGCCTTTCAAAATTTGCCATTTCTCATCGCATCGTCCGTGGTGATAGTGTTGCTAGCCTCGCCGTCAAGTACTCCGTCCAT GTCATGGGTATAAAGCGCTTGAACAATATGATGAGTGACCATGGTATATACTCAAGGGACAGGTTGCTCATTCCTATTAGCAATCCAGACTGCCTTGTCAACAGCACTTGCTATATAGAGCTggatatatatgcaaaaagGGAAGTGGCAGTTTTGTATCTTGAAGGTGGCCCTGATCCAAAGCTCACCACAATGTTAAATAGATTGACCTCAGAGAGAAGCAAGAAAAGGGTGATAGACTCCCTAAGGAGAAGCATGCAAGTTGACGGTGAAACTGCCCAATATTACTTTGCAGTATCAGAAGGTGACCCCCGATCTGCTTTCTCACAATTCTCAGAGGATCTGAGGTGGGAGAGGGAGGCAGGGTTGACTTAG
- the LOC129886190 gene encoding protein AUXIN RESPONSE 4, translated as MAIITEEPDSPGPVRQRKSLKPTSKSPQSTTLKPTISTKTTKATNPFHFWFYFTISVSLVTLIFMILTSLYPPDPKTWFLSLPPNLRQHYSKGRNIKVQTTPNQPHIEVFAIQEGPSKSSDQVLIVHGLGCSSFAFQKVVNFLGARGVHVVAIDLPGSGFSDKTIVVEEEHVDDGVLGRLRDMYNEIQEKGIFWGFDQLVEQGYVNYEENKFRVSKKNVVKAVDLGPEEIGKVLGQVIDTMGLSPVDLVLHDSALGLSANWVSDNRGLLRSVVVLDSAPSGTALPLWVLEMPVLRDAVLGLGFAFRRLLGMCCSRSVGNLEAEGHRILLKGRDGRRAVVGIGRSLNCSFDLNEWAALDGVKGLPMQVIWSDALSKEWTEEGRQVADAIPQAKFVSHSGGRWPQEHNSEEIAESIYQFVSSLPKSVKQTEEEPVPEHVQKMLDEAKSGDDHHHHGHDSHGHEHGHGHGHGHAHAGYMDAYGLGQEWAM; from the exons ATGGCAATCATAACTGAAGAACCAGACTCACCAGGTCCAGTGAGACAACGAAAATCCCTTAAACCCACTTCAAAATCTCCTCAATCAACCACCCTAAAACCCACCATATCCACTAAAACTACAAAGGCGACAAACCCATTTCATTTCTGGTTCTATTTCACCATTTCAGTATCTCTTGTAACCCTCATATTCATGATTCTCACTTCTCTTTACCCACCAGACCCTAAAACATGGTTCCTTAGCCTGCCCCCAAATCTACGACAACACTACTCTAAAGGGCGAAATATCAAAGTTCAAACTACTCCTAACCAGCCACATATTGAAGTTTTTGCTATCCAAGAAGGACCATCAAAGTCTTCCGATCAGGTACTTATTGTACATGGACTAGGATGTAGCTCTTTTGCGTTTCAAAAAGTTGTCAATTTTTTGGGCGCTAGAGGTGTTCATGTTGTTGCTATCGATCTGCCTGGTTCTGGATTTTCAGATAAGACGATAGTTGTGGAGGAAGAGCATGTGGATGATGGGGTTCTAGGGAGGCTTAGGGACATGTATAATGAAATTCAAGAAAAGGGTATATTTTGGGGGTTTGATCAGCTTGTTGAGCAGGGATATGTGAACTATGAGGAAAATAAATTCAGAGTTTCGAAAAAAAATGTTGTTAAGGCTGTTGATTTGGGTCCTGAAGAGATTGGAAAAGTGTTGGGGCAAGTAATTGATACAATGGGATTGTCACCTGTGGATTTGGTTTTGCATGATTCCGCATTGGGTTTGAGTGCTAATTGGGTTTCGGATAACCGGGGATTGCTTAGAAGTGTGGTGGTTCTAGATAGTGCGCCGAGTGGAACAGCCTTGCCATTATGGGTGTTGGAAATGCCAGTATTAAGGGATGCTGTTTTGGGATTGGGATTTGCTTTTAGGAGATTACTTGGAATGTGCTGTTCGAGATCGGTTGGTAACTTGGAGGCTGAGGGTCATAGGATTCTTTTGAAGGGAAGGGATGGAAGAAGAGCTGTTGTAGGGATTGGGAGGAGCCTGAATTGTAGTTTTGATTTGAATGAATGGGCTGCTTTAGATGGAGTGAAAGGGCTACCAATGCAAGTAATTTGGTCTGATGCCTTGTCCAAGGAGTGGACCGAGGAGGGACGTCAAGTTGCTGATGCGATCCCCCAGGCGAAATTTGTCAGTCATTCTGGTGGGAGATGGCCCCAG GAGCATAATTCTGAAGAGATAGCTGAAAGTATCTATCAATTTGTTTCCTCCTTGCCGAAGTCTGTGAAACAAACTGAAGAAGAACCTGTACCTGAACATGTCCAGAAGATGCTTGATGAAGCGAAGAGTGGTGATGACCACCACCACCATGGTCATGATAGCCATGGCCACGAGCATGGTCATGGTCATGGACATGGACATGCTCATGCGGGATATATGGATGCATATGGGCTTGGTCAAGAGTGGGCCATGTGA